GAGCGATCAGCCGCCCGTAATTAGAAATATTTGAAACAATATCATCAGCAAGTCCTGTAATCGCACCTGCAAGTATGCCTTTAAAATAATCAATTTTCAAGAATTGGTCACCTTTTCTAAATCAATGAAAATGTATAGTCAGTATGTTATAATTAAGAATTAATATTGAAAGCTTCCAGGATATGATGTGGGATTTCCGCACATGAAGTTAAATTTTCATAAATGTTTGGGATTTGAAATTGAGATTAAAATCCCGCCTGGGGCTCCAAGATCCTATTTCATCCAATAGACGAAATTTCATTGCTAATTCATTGATTGGATCAATTATCTTATCACCTTCCTCCACCACAAAGTTTCCAGAAGGCATAAAATCATTTTGAAAGTCAACAATAATAAGTGCACCATCCTTCTTGACTTCAATCGTTGCGACTAACTCTAATTCATCTATGTCCATTATAGTATCGCCCTAAACACCCAGGATTACTTTCTAAGATTTTTAAGCAAAATTTCTTTTAACTAATTCCTAATATTTTGTATATTTAGTGAATTCGTGTCACTCAAGTATTATATTAATGGATAATCAAAAATTGAATTCAAAATCAGATTTTTTCAAATTCTATTTTATTGGCGGCAATAATTTATGCGAATCATACTTCACATAGATCTTGATTATTTTTTTGCTCAAGTGGAGGAGAATTTGAATCCTTCGCTTAAGAATAAGATCGTTGTGGTTTGTGTATTTTCTGGGAGAACTAAAGATAGCGGTGTAGTAAGCACATCAAACT
This genomic interval from Candidatus Bathyarchaeota archaeon contains the following:
- a CDS encoding isochorismatase family protein, producing MDIDELELVATIEVKKDGALIIVDFQNDFMPSGNFVVEEGDKIIDPINELAMKFRLLDEIGSWSPRRDFNLNFKSQTFMKI